The Episyrphus balteatus chromosome 3, idEpiBalt1.1, whole genome shotgun sequence genome segment aaaatgtctctaaaagcgaagggactccatttctgaataaaacatagcttccaagcaaaataacaatgtaaaggaacaaaatttaccaaaaaaaaagttttacatattgtgtagatttacaacccctgaatgcatacgaagccaaatatggcttccttactttttgccctcccaagaccaggccaatgactttttttcaataaaaattggttcatagcatacacaattagacaatcgatcctaaataaatttttaattccactttactttccaaagaaacgcagtaattaacacttaaagtatgaatatattctgcactttcgatttcaatgcacacgactgatcgactcacctgtgatcataaaatacacctatattttgtgtcggacacacgaaaaaactatctctatgggttctcagaaacacaaagaagaggattgtattgaatctttaccatttttttgtgacagagaagagaaaagtgcttTCAAactgacaaaaccatatttggcttcgtatgcagtagagggttaaggtatacaatttggttttgtttcgtttttttttttataatcatcaTCTGATCACCTGTTGTTCTTATTTTCCTTCCACtgtccataattgattttgttttttttttgtagtgatttgaaacaagatgaaatgaaaaagcgacacgaaaaatcaattgatcataacttttttgttttaatagatagatgaataggtaattaaataagctatgattgtgcaaaatttcaattaatttcatattcaaaattctgagataacggtgaaaagatgttctttttctaaacacgttatatttTATGATCtagaacaaatttatttaactttaatatgcatgctgataatattacctttcatcaTACaaaacggtacgtgctctacaagtaatataatctttaattgaaaaacttgaaaaatacctcaaaacacctgtgaagatttgctgtcgatgaccagccagcagtagaggaagtaccgtaatcttagtttgaaatttcgacatggttggctttaacaaattcttactttttttgtaggcatggtagaaatatgattgaagtttgaagcgtcatataaaaggtgaaataataatgatataaaatttattataggttgtcttttaaaaaatggatttaatgacgttagaagagaaaagagattgattgttttgctttttttgtgaaaactaattgggttaaaaaaattctagctctttttgtagatgttgtatagacatggtcgatataaatattttgagctgaaacaataagctttcagatggtataaaatttattgtaggtacatatattccGATTggaccattacttttgggacactctGTATCTATACAAAAATGGTTCTCCATCTCCAGATTCCACTTGCAGTATTTTCTCTGATTTTATAATACACATTTAAAATAACTGGCAAAGATACAAGTAATTAACAGtgggtcactggggtgtatgtgtaatatatttttaaaaatttctattgtagtgttaaaatttagaaatttctttaatttaaattactACTGCGAAATGCAATGTCTATCAATTTTCACCCTTTTGCGAATTTTGTCTTGgttttcacttttgtatggcTATTTTGACTGGACTTTTGGATTATATTGTTTTGGCACATCGTAGCTGCTTCTTCTACGGttgttgaattaaatttttaaatggagaAGAGCCGTAGATAAGCCGTTAACAATTCATATAACTTTAATGTATGGATTGTTAGTTCTCTTAACTTAATCAATCCAACATTGTTTGGCTCATTTATTCAGGAAAATAGGTAACGTTTGGGATTTCATAAATTACAAATatgtaaaacaacaaaaatacaatttatcactaatatttttattattaaatacatcaacaaaattttaaacacttaGATAACAACGCCAGAATAATCTTGAATCATCAACCGTAATAAGGATAAGATAGTTGCTGAAACACATTGTTAAGTGTACTCGCTACACCGCTTACCAATTGGTTAGGCGTTATACCCATCTGaaagaaggattttttttaaattttaattataatatgttcttttttttttaatttttattttattaacttaCCATTACATCTGAGTcagataaaaattgaaaatttggtGGAGTTGGAGCAGAAGAGCTCGAACCAGAATTCGTTGAATCAGACTGAGAATTCGCTTGCGAGGGCGGTCTATTGACACCACTCAAAGCTCCACCAGGAAGAAAGAGTCCAAGCAAATTTCGAAAGGGTCGAAAGGGTTGGTAACCATAATAAGGATCGGCCCAACCTCCTCCATAACCACCAGGATATCCTCCACCAAAATCTCCTGGATATGGATCGCTAAGTCCACCTCCTCCCACACCTCCAACACCTCCACCACCACAACCTCCATCAGGATAAACATTATAAACGTTAAGATCCCAAAACACTCGTCCTTCACCTTTCTTTTCGTCCATTTTCTTTAATCCACAACCATTGCCATAGCCTGGTCCATAGCCTGGTCCGTAACCTGGGCCAAATAACTGTTttgcttttttcttaaatgtctTACTTGATTCTTCAGATTCCTGATTTTGTAAACCAAGAAATTTCGCATTCTCCGAATCagctttattaattttgttttcaggtTTTCGTGTTGTAGTGGATTTCAAAGATTCCTGGTAATAACGATTTTGTGCTGCAATTCTTTGTGCCTGAATACGTTGAATTTGTGCTGCTCTTTGGGCATAGTAATTTCTTTGTTGATTTGCATAATAGTCGTATCCTTGAGGTGCACTAAAAACTATTTCAACTAATAGTATAATAACTACTACACACCACAAGCTTGAACAAATTTCTTTACACATTTTCAAtaacattgaaataaaattctaataaatattaaaatattttatatttgataaaattaaatttatcacaAATATTTTCTTATGATCACTATTTAACTTGTGTTTGGTTTGATGGTAGTTTCTTAGATAACTGAAACTCCGATTCCGCATTAAGTATCACTCATCACTTTTGACTATGGTGAGAACTTCCACCCATGAAATATAATTTTGcactaaaataaaatacctactTAATACCATTTGGCATTGAGAGATTATGCatagacaaattttgcaaacaaaaaagtagTGGGCATCCCACGCTCCTATTAAGTTTGTCTTGTTGTGTTTATAGTAAAACCCTTATAGGGAAATTATGGAAATATTGTTTGGAGCCACCAATTCCAGTATGGATTTATTTAATCTTATATTTACCGTCTAGTTCCAGTCAATTAATATCAACAGGAAATACATAAAAGTGTGAGGAAAGAAACGTAAAAATTGGTCCAATGTTAGAAAGCAGtgatgcaaaataaaataaaggtcACAGCAGTGCCGGTGTTAGCACTTTTTGGCGCCCATAAGCAAgctttattatatatttataacATAAAGAGCTATAAGTTCTACCATTGAATAAAGTGTAGTTTCTCAAGTGCCAGAATTTTTTCGGAAATCGGATAACcattcaagaatttattacagtttttgtTTGTCTCAAagctttttttctgcggacaaccgtttctcctcatttttgcatcaaacccaattttcttcgttttttaagtttttttttttcactttcatatcatttaattaaaaaaaaacacgtgaaTGAGTACtagtttttttcgtttattaTACATCATTGATATCTTCTTAACAAGTAATAACACTAAAATCGGTTGACGCTGGAAGTTTTGCAGTAGCtgaatttcgaataaaataatttttaggacaaatttgaaaaaaaaaaaaacaaaaaagcgtaCAAAGTtccaagaaaattatttttttaaagttggctGTAGTCATAGTCActcataaaaccgttttttttgcTCTCTATTCTCGTAAATGACTtcaccgattgaaaataaaaacagtttttttataaTGTATCTCAGCATAAAAAATTGAACCGTCTTCTCATCCTCTCAATCTTTCAcatattatgtacctacatttaaaaaaaaaaaaaaaaaaaaaaaaaaaaaaaaaacaataaataaatacaaaaaaatagcacgtatacgccacagtgcatgtTGGCAATGtgcaaatattttgaattacaaATTTGACCTAGGAGCTAACACACCCAAATCGATATTGAATAACACTTGcacttattaaatgaataaaatcttCCTCCCTGTCCCCTTTGTAGTCAGCGTTAGTAACTTAAACCGAAACCCCgaaatcctttcaaataaaaattaaaattttttaatttcttcagtTTACTTATACAGAATGTAACTTTAACTTAGTTTTATAAATCTTTATCATCTGATGAAAATATTCACTGCACTAGTTTCTAACGAAAATTGAAGGTACTTGTAGTGCTTTTTTATATCTTAAatattagaccagtgccaatagtttttgaaaataaaaaaaattattagcagcatatgggtggttggaaaatttaggataaatggtatatgaaaggggaaaaataaattgcccacaaaaaaattgggggaaagaaaattttgtgtctagatttagggaaaatgatagagcatcagcttttttatttataatttcaaatagtaaacatttagcccattcacattaactggaaaacgtactttatttaaccccccgaaaaccgtacAAAGCACAAAATtggagttgtcagacctttgaaatcgatattaagacgcgtatggctgcaaaactgcttacttatatttttgttatacctctactcccaaaatttgctcggcctattaggaaaaaaactagcttttttcttacttttgactagtacatgggaGAGTTTCgaagttagattacttctacaatacgatggttacaataacgttTGTGGgatcattttatagataaatataagtactataattcattcttgaagaattatccaaacaaatcaaaagtttgtcAGATATGAACAAATATCATTTttccccaaccttgcgatacaaacccgccctttgaccaactataaaattttatttaatcaactcacggaattgttttgtacatcattttttagataattttattgttaaaagtcttacctttgttaatttttgtttaaatgaataacaatggagctattcaataaaaacgataccaatctcttttccaagatggcggctgttcccaacctccaattatcccaacaaattgacttttatgataaggacaaccacccgaacacattccatgaaaaaaaatttgtcccgcgaaaaatgcgatttaatttactaatttccctaagctataaagattgtgtggaaaaactatacttttgttttagaaaatattgagaaatattgaaaaaaataaaaaaacgatttttaagattgatttttccgtaaatgtccggtcaaattagactaaaataagggggtcaggttacattaattcccagcaagctgaaaattggtaggattgttgtaaacaccatcataaattaaatctaaaaagtcctcatcgatccgaggtctggaaaaaaatttacggggggtcaaaggtcaaaaaaacgggtttttcacgattttcagcaaaacggtaagtcttatcaaaaaattttcaacgcaAGAATTGTaaaccagattattatatataaaaagtgtcatgacactttttttcctaagacccaccgtttcttaggtataacgattcaaaaagttgaagttgagttgtaaacGTCATAATTAGGcgtattctgaaaaaaaaactcctaactgaaaagttcctgacatttcattatttttttagcttgaatttcgttcttcaatggttaagaatatgggaaagcaaaaaaaaaatggaaattttcgccatttttccgattggggcccttctcccgaaaccattttcctaggaatttttgtttagattatgtctgaatatatacagggtgtgcaatagagaatggacaaccctaaaacggctgatagctacacttatgactgttctaaaaacagatagaaaaaagttctatcgcaaccagttcataaaatattgcctttttttcgttcagtgtattttaaattttatcatcttatgttttcgttcactacaaccacgaatgtatgaattttacttatttcttttttttatcattttctacaataattgtatgagtacataaaagctttaaaaactgcaaagctattgcacatttttgttaaaaaatttttgaaatctgttttttgatgcaaaatgtaaaaaaagtattttatgaaaaattttaaacacctgtggtataaaataaatctatagaaacctaagtggccaactttcttaaaagtATTCCCTTTAGACGAGAATATTtgtaagaaagttggccacttaggtttccatagatttattttataccacaggtgtttaaaatttttcataaaatactttttttacattttgcatcaaaaaacagatttcaaaaatttttttacaaaaatgtgcaatagctttgcagtttttaaagctttaatgtactcatacaattattgtagaaaatgataaaaaaagaaataagtaaaattcatacattcgtggttgtagtgaacgaaaacataatatgataatatttaaaatacactgaacgaaaaaaaggcaatattttatgaactggttgcgatagaacttttttctatctgtttttagaacagtcataagtgtagctatcagccgttttagggttgtccattctctattgcacaccctgtatcggaaaaatggcgaaaatttccattttttttttgctttcccatattcttaaccattgaagaacgaaattcaagctaaaaaaataatgaaatgtcaggaacttttcagttaggagtttttttttcagaatacgCCTAATTATGACGTTTACAACTCaactcccttcaagcaaacaggtccgacctcggtccgaatccgctccgccggaggaggagctgagtccgacttcggatcagaaactggtccgaaggcggctcaaattagtatggaaattataatcaccgcgaagtcgattgcatatgtattagtgtggtgaaaatctccattcccagaaaacggagccgaagtcggacccgagtcggagcagcgaaaacctactagaaagaggaacaaaaaagggatgacgtttcgcatttgcgaccaaaaaagaacaagatttattttttttttcactgaaactgtttttttttatttaattttggcaaacgaaattttcacaatatatacaatataaaatacaatacatttttttcattttattttatttgttgttgctgctgttgttggtgtttctttagatgcccaatcgcatgtttcaccttctgcctttttcttcattattagagattacatctacaacacaaacagaaacacatcactttaatccaaacactttgagcaatatatacaacatacctttttttgtttccatattgttaatagtttgatacctataattgtttataattatacttatattttattaacaacgacacgagacacgacacgactaaacacttcaacaaaaaataacaaaatgacgcttttgctcttgttggctatgtctgtctacttttttttccttttctcagttttcaccacgattctcttagactttgtgttcatacacaaaaagttgcaagtgtgtgagtgaaaccccgcttttctcggtcggaggtcggactgtcttttctggactccgttttcttgcttgaagggcttcaactttttgaatcgttatacctaagaaacggtgggtcttaggaaaaaaagtgtcatgacactttttatatataataatctggtttACAATTCTtgcgttgaaaattttttgataagacttaccgtttttttgacctttgaccccccgtaaatttttttccagacttcggatcgatgaggactttttagatttaatttatgatggtgtttacaacaatcctaccaattttcagcttgctgggaattaatgtaacctcgaatgtctaaattgaccggactaagtaatattggcgagaaataattttccatagaaaccaaattatacttttataatggtcattgacctttttaatttaaatcaagcactagaatagctctaaagtgcaaagtttttgagatatttgacatgatgaatatctcaaaaacgtgatgcgatagaatttttctgacttcggagtCGAGCTCAGCCTACAAAAAGC includes the following:
- the LOC129915414 gene encoding period circadian protein-like, which produces MLLKMCKEICSSLWCVVVIILLVEIVFSAPQGYDYYANQQRNYYAQRAAQIQRIQAQRIAAQNRYYQESLKSTTTRKPENKINKADSENAKFLGLQNQESEESSKTFKKKAKQLFGPGYGPGYGPGYGNGCGLKKMDEKKGEGRVFWDLNVYNVYPDGGCGGGGVGGVGGGGLSDPYPGDFGGGYPGGYGGGWADPYYGYQPFRPFRNLLGLFLPGGALSGVNRPPSQANSQSDSTNSGSSSSAPTPPNFQFLSDSDVMMGITPNQLVSGVASTLNNVFQQLSYPYYG